From one Micromonospora siamensis genomic stretch:
- a CDS encoding sodium:solute symporter family protein translates to MDGGGGLRLNMNTLDYLILALYFVTVLGVGFAARRAIRTSVDFFLSGRSLPAWVTGLAFVSANLGALEIIGMAANGAQYGVMTVHYYWIGAVPAMVFLGIVMMPFYYGSRVRSVPEYLRLRFNRPTHLLNALSFAAAQVLIAGVNLYALALVMQALLGWPLWIAIVVGAFIVLAYITVGGLSGAIYNEVLQFFVILAGLIPVTVIGLVKVGGVSGLMDAVKGSKLGEAGLHAWQGTGSTDNPLGAHWLGIVFGLGFVLSFGYWTTNFAEVQRALSARNMSAARRTPIIAAYPKLFIPLVTIIPGLVALVTVKGLGAESGSLVYNNAIPLLMRDLLPNGVLGVAVTGLLASFMAGMAANVSGFNTVFTYDIWQAYVQRDRSDEYYLRIGRLATVGGVVVGIGTAFIAAGFSNIMNYIQALFSLFNAPLFATFIIGMFWKRMSAVAGFWSLLLGTLAALFTYLGYKFFGWFDFNSDLEESFWGAGIAFVTVAVVAAIITPLTRPKRRDELEGLVYGMADTTLADDSLAGDAAWYRSPVLLGGIAVLLAILFYLPVF, encoded by the coding sequence ATGGACGGTGGCGGCGGTCTGCGGCTGAACATGAACACGCTGGACTACCTGATCCTGGCGCTCTACTTCGTGACGGTGCTGGGGGTCGGGTTCGCCGCCCGGCGGGCGATCCGCACCAGCGTCGACTTCTTCCTGTCCGGCCGTTCGCTGCCCGCCTGGGTGACCGGTCTGGCGTTCGTCTCGGCGAACCTCGGGGCGCTGGAGATCATCGGGATGGCCGCCAACGGCGCCCAGTACGGCGTGATGACCGTGCACTACTACTGGATCGGCGCCGTACCGGCGATGGTCTTCCTGGGCATCGTGATGATGCCGTTCTACTACGGCTCCCGGGTCCGCAGCGTCCCCGAATACCTGCGCCTGCGGTTCAACCGCCCCACCCACCTGCTCAACGCGCTCAGCTTCGCCGCCGCCCAGGTGCTGATCGCCGGGGTGAACCTCTACGCGCTGGCGCTGGTGATGCAGGCGCTGCTCGGCTGGCCGCTCTGGATCGCCATCGTGGTCGGCGCGTTCATCGTGCTGGCGTACATCACCGTCGGTGGGCTCTCCGGCGCGATCTACAACGAGGTGCTCCAGTTCTTCGTCATCCTGGCCGGCCTGATCCCGGTCACCGTGATCGGCCTGGTCAAGGTCGGCGGCGTCTCGGGTCTGATGGACGCGGTGAAGGGCTCGAAGCTCGGCGAGGCGGGGCTGCACGCCTGGCAGGGCACCGGCAGCACCGACAACCCGCTCGGGGCGCACTGGCTGGGCATCGTCTTCGGGCTGGGCTTCGTGCTCTCCTTCGGCTACTGGACCACCAACTTCGCCGAGGTGCAGCGGGCGCTGTCGGCGCGGAACATGAGCGCCGCCCGGCGTACGCCGATCATCGCCGCGTACCCGAAGCTGTTCATCCCGCTGGTGACGATCATTCCCGGCCTGGTCGCCCTGGTCACCGTCAAGGGGCTGGGCGCGGAGAGCGGCTCGCTGGTCTACAACAACGCGATCCCGCTGCTGATGCGCGACCTGCTGCCCAACGGGGTGCTCGGCGTGGCGGTGACCGGCCTGCTCGCCTCGTTCATGGCCGGCATGGCGGCCAACGTGAGCGGCTTCAACACCGTCTTCACGTACGACATCTGGCAGGCGTACGTGCAGCGGGACCGCTCCGACGAGTACTACCTGCGGATCGGCCGGCTGGCCACGGTCGGCGGGGTGGTGGTCGGCATCGGCACCGCCTTCATCGCGGCCGGTTTCAGCAACATCATGAACTACATCCAGGCGCTCTTCTCGCTCTTCAACGCCCCGCTCTTCGCCACCTTCATCATCGGCATGTTCTGGAAGCGGATGAGCGCCGTGGCCGGCTTCTGGTCCCTGCTGCTGGGCACCCTGGCCGCCCTCTTCACCTACCTGGGCTACAAGTTCTTCGGCTGGTTCGACTTCAACTCCGACCTGGAGGAGAGCTTCTGGGGCGCGGGGATCGCCTTCGTCACGGTCGCCGTGGTCGCCGCGATCATCACGCCGCTCACCCGGCCCAAGCGCCGCGACGAGCTGGAGGGCCTGGTCTACGGCATGGCGGACACCACGCTGGCCGACGACTCGCTGGCCGGCGACGCCGCCTGGTACCGCTCGCCGGTGCTGCTCGGCGGGATCGCCGTCCTGCTCGCCATCCTGTTCTACCTGCCGGTCTTCTAG
- a CDS encoding class F sortase, translating into MTATPAGGRHGRPWRAAGAAVVVLLAMVGAFMIGASTRTVPPPRPPQPLAQAGPADRSPAPDDDPGGEQTGDVAQAPEDPDGTDPGAADPGPDAGAVDGTPAPVTPDPTVTGPAALTRSTPTTISIPRIGVNASIISLGTNPDGTVQVPPLEQAMTAGWYSPGASPGEVGNAVVVGHVDSAKIGPAVFFNLGALQPGDTITVGRQDGRSVTFTVDEVRSYPKTAFPTEQVYGPNDRAGLRVVTCGGTFDETARSYLDNVVVYATMTG; encoded by the coding sequence GTGACGGCGACACCGGCCGGCGGCCGCCACGGGAGACCGTGGCGTGCCGCCGGCGCGGCCGTCGTCGTCCTGCTGGCCATGGTCGGCGCCTTCATGATCGGCGCCTCGACGCGTACCGTTCCCCCGCCCCGGCCGCCCCAGCCGCTGGCCCAGGCCGGTCCGGCGGACCGCTCCCCGGCCCCCGACGACGACCCGGGCGGCGAGCAGACCGGCGACGTGGCGCAAGCGCCGGAGGACCCCGACGGCACGGACCCCGGCGCCGCCGACCCCGGCCCGGATGCCGGCGCCGTCGACGGCACCCCCGCGCCCGTCACCCCCGACCCCACGGTCACCGGTCCGGCGGCGCTCACGCGTTCCACGCCCACCACCATCTCGATCCCGCGGATCGGGGTGAACGCGTCGATCATTTCGCTGGGCACCAACCCGGACGGCACGGTGCAGGTGCCGCCGCTGGAGCAGGCGATGACGGCCGGCTGGTACTCCCCCGGGGCCAGCCCCGGTGAGGTCGGCAACGCGGTCGTCGTGGGGCACGTCGACTCGGCGAAGATCGGGCCGGCGGTCTTCTTCAACCTGGGGGCGCTCCAGCCCGGCGACACCATCACCGTCGGGCGCCAGGACGGGCGGAGCGTCACCTTCACCGTCGACGAGGTCCGGTCGTACCCGAAGACCGCCTTCCCGACCGAGCAGGTCTACGGCCCGAACGACCGGGCCGGCCTGCGGGTGGTGACCTGCGGCGGCACCTTCGACGAGACCGCCCGGAGCTACCTGGACAACGTGGTCGTGTACGCCACGATGACCGGCTGA
- a CDS encoding glycoside hydrolase family 6 protein produces the protein MNLWRNLSGRRRAVALAGASALVAGGLVTIPVTAAQAATQCSVDYTTSDWPGGFTGTVTIKNLGDPVSSWNLGFTFPTTSQKVQQGWSAKWSQNGQNVTATNESWNGSLPSGASTTIGFNGAWSGSNPKPTSFTLNGTVCNGGTSTPPPTTPPPTTPPPTTPPPTTPPPTTPPPTTPPPTTPPPGTKVDNPYLGVKGYVNPEWKAKADAEPGGSRVSNNPTAVWLDRIAAINGTTNSSSNGSMGVRDHLDKALAQGAGYIQFVIYNLPGRDCAALASNGELGPDDLPRYKTEYIDPIAAIQADPKYKNLRIVNIIEIDSLPNLVTNTSGQPGGTAMCDTVKANGAYVNGVGYALAKLGAIGNVYNYIDAAHHGWIGWDSNFGPTANQLYAAATASGSTVKNVTGFIVNTANYSALKEPYIKITDSVNGQTVRQSKWIDWNQYVDELSFAQAFRNKLVSTGFDSNIGMLIDTSRNGWGGTARPTGPGATTSVDTYVNGGRIDRRIHAGNWCNQAGAGLGERPKAAPEPGIDAYVWVKPPGESDGSSTLIPNDEGKGFDRMCDPTYTGNARNGNSMSGALPNAPISGAWFSAQFQELMKNAYPAL, from the coding sequence ATGAATCTGTGGAGAAATCTGTCCGGCCGGCGCCGGGCGGTCGCCCTCGCCGGCGCGAGCGCTCTGGTGGCGGGCGGGCTGGTGACCATTCCGGTCACCGCGGCCCAGGCCGCGACCCAGTGCAGCGTCGACTACACCACCAGCGACTGGCCGGGTGGCTTCACCGGCACCGTCACGATCAAGAACCTCGGTGACCCGGTCAGCTCCTGGAACCTGGGCTTCACCTTCCCCACCACCAGCCAGAAGGTGCAGCAGGGCTGGTCGGCGAAGTGGTCGCAGAACGGCCAGAACGTCACCGCCACCAACGAGTCGTGGAACGGCTCGCTGCCCAGCGGGGCCAGCACCACCATCGGCTTCAACGGCGCGTGGAGCGGCAGCAACCCGAAGCCGACCTCCTTCACCCTGAACGGCACGGTCTGCAACGGCGGCACCTCGACCCCGCCGCCCACCACCCCGCCGCCGACCACGCCGCCCCCCACGACGCCGCCGCCGACCACGCCTCCTCCCACGACCCCGCCGCCCACCACGCCGCCGCCGACGACCCCGCCGCCCGGCACCAAGGTGGACAACCCCTACCTCGGGGTGAAGGGGTACGTGAACCCGGAGTGGAAGGCCAAGGCGGACGCGGAGCCGGGCGGCAGCCGGGTCTCCAACAACCCGACCGCGGTGTGGCTGGACCGGATCGCCGCCATCAACGGCACCACCAACAGCAGCTCCAACGGCTCGATGGGGGTGCGTGACCACCTGGACAAGGCGCTCGCCCAGGGCGCCGGCTACATCCAGTTCGTCATCTACAACCTGCCCGGCCGCGACTGCGCCGCGCTGGCCTCCAACGGTGAGCTGGGTCCGGACGACCTGCCGCGCTACAAGACCGAGTACATCGACCCGATCGCCGCGATCCAGGCCGACCCGAAGTACAAGAACCTGCGGATCGTCAACATCATCGAGATCGACTCGCTGCCGAACCTGGTGACCAACACCTCCGGCCAGCCGGGTGGCACCGCGATGTGCGACACGGTGAAGGCCAACGGCGCGTACGTCAACGGTGTGGGCTACGCCCTGGCCAAGCTGGGCGCGATCGGCAACGTCTACAACTACATCGACGCCGCGCACCACGGCTGGATCGGCTGGGACAGCAACTTCGGCCCCACCGCCAACCAGCTCTACGCGGCGGCGACCGCCTCCGGCAGCACCGTGAAGAACGTGACCGGCTTCATCGTCAACACGGCGAACTACTCCGCCCTGAAGGAGCCGTACATCAAGATCACTGACTCGGTGAACGGCCAGACCGTCCGCCAGTCCAAGTGGATCGACTGGAACCAGTACGTCGACGAGCTGTCCTTCGCCCAGGCGTTCCGCAACAAGCTGGTCTCCACCGGCTTCGACAGCAACATCGGCATGCTGATCGACACCTCCCGCAACGGCTGGGGCGGCACCGCCCGCCCGACCGGCCCGGGTGCCACCACCAGCGTCGACACCTACGTCAACGGTGGCCGTATCGACCGCCGGATCCACGCCGGCAACTGGTGCAACCAGGCCGGTGCGGGCCTCGGCGAGCGGCCGAAGGCCGCGCCCGAGCCGGGCATCGACGCGTACGTCTGGGTCAAGCCCCCGGGTGAGTCGGACGGCTCCAGCACCCTCATCCCCAACGACGAGGGCAAGGGCTTCGACCGGATGTGCGACCCGACCTACACCGGCAACGCTCGCAACGGCAACAGCATGAGCGGCGCCCTGCCGAACGCGCCGATCTCCGGCGCCTGGTTCTCCGCCCAGTTCCAGGAGCTCATGAAGAACGCCTACCCGGCGCTCTGA